In a single window of the Elaeis guineensis isolate ETL-2024a chromosome 6, EG11, whole genome shotgun sequence genome:
- the LOC105046724 gene encoding protein BREAST CANCER SUSCEPTIBILITY 1 homolog isoform X3: MADLGHLEKMGRELKCPICLSLLSSAVSLSCNHVFCNSCILASMKLIADCPVCKVPFRRREVCPAPQMDNLVSIFKCMEAAAGTNIFSTQLAPSAKNSDGLTAGNHDKNSSSAETAVAHQGKSMKEGLSRKMQKDNEKSVARNSYGQPSKMPSFPAKKRVRVTPYPVSETPARPDKASGLRDSSIELNDSKEINKSEKLAMEEQFSPFFWLREEEDNKTPEKPSGQQTADTPPPYNVPCFSDIKDSDYESPVKLTPTSKPNAVIAFDSEMFEWTQRDCSPELCSTPIKTQTAGRYRLDAVQEKECQNDLEVGIASSIGVPYENVEIGTVDMKNRRKNNKIQTRHAKLSVPRSRCKVCNDANKESPTDAVEVAQNSSQENEETDKRSRAFARKILKQCSDPDSHQQTKHLRIATDLLNNSATTARKRGKETIIESQRKHKNKSIDDSIECIKKSIDDSVTKILEEIPANSVNEAKAQNQNRQEKRLEHDKGSHNGCPRRGKKKQEQLGDSKAQRRMKNQTADSVATKNDVQIPPTMSTSLGENIKTAINPPQESENLVIKNTTMIRCHTLGNNMLRKCENNKFQIQCAFCQSTNDTEDSGEMMHYFNGKPVTADFNGGVNVIHSHKNCTEWAPDVYFEDDMAINLAAEITRSRRIKCSCCGIKGAALGCFEKSCRKSFHFTCAKLISECRWDSENFVMLCPLHSSSKLPTETSEPQKQIRKRDAPIGVSQVSSLTKAGDDTSRMWTWPSGSPCKWVICCSALSVAEKDIISGFAKMTGVTAAKTWSPMVTHVIASTDKNGACKRTLKFLMAILDGKWILSIDWIKACMEAREPVDEEAYEITVDVHGISKGPQLGRLRIINKQPKLFNGFSFYFSGEYTPSYKGYLQDLVIAAGGTVLQRKPISRDQEKLLDDSLTSPVFIIYSLEHPDKNRFQDYTLIFNHRRAEAQALADASGGKVVANTWIIDSIAACKLQTLS; this comes from the exons AAGTATGTCCGGCTCCTCAGATGGATAACCTTGTAAGCATTTTCAAGTGCATGGAAGCTGCAGCAGGGACTAATATTTTTTCCACTCAACTAGCACCTTCAGCCAAAAATTCAG ATGGATTGACCGCAGGCAATCACGATAAAAATTCTAGTTCAGCAGAAACTGCTGTTGCACATCAGGGCAAGTCAATGAAAGAAGGATTATCCAGGAAAATGCAAAAGGATAATGAGAAATCTGTTGCCAGGAATTCATACGGTCAACCATCAAAAATGCCTTCTTTCCCCGCCAAGAAACGGGTACGTGTGACGCCATACCCTGTCTCAGAGACTCCAGCGCGCCCTGACAAGGCTTCTGGattaagagattcaagcattgaGTTGAATGATAGCAAGGAAATTAATAAAAGTGAAAAACTGGCTATGGAGgaacagttttcacctttcttttggctgagagaagaagaagacaacaAAACTCCAGAGAAACCAAGCGGTCAGCAGACAGCAGATACACCTCCACCTTATAATGTTCCTTGTTTTAGTGACATCAAAGACTCTGACTATGAATCTCCTGTCAAATTGACTCCAACT AGCAAACCCAACGCTGTAATAGCTTTTGATAGTGAAATGTTTGAATGGACCCAAAGAGATTGTTCTCCAGAACTATGTTCAACACCAATTAAAACGCAG ACTGCAGGTAGGTATAGGCTTGATGCAGTCCAAGAGAAAGAATGTCAGAATGACTTGGAGGTTGGGATTGCATCAAGCATTGGAGTCCCCTATGAAAATGTTGAAATTGGAACTGTTGATatgaagaacagaagaaagaacaATAAAATTCAAACAAGGCATGCGAAATTGTCTGTCCCAAGAAGCAGATGCAAGGTCTGCAATGATGCCAATAAAGAAAGTCCTACTGATGCTGTGGAAGTAGCTCAAAATTCAAGTCAGGAAAATGAGGAAACTGATAAACGAAGTCGGGCttttgcaaggaagatcctaaaaCAGTGCAGTGATCCTGATAGCCATCAGCAAACAAAGCATCTGAGAATTGCGACTGACCTGCTTAACAATTCTGCCACAACAGCCAGAAAAAGGGGCAAGGAGACCATCATTGAGTCACAGAGAAAGCACAAGAATAAATCCATTGATGATTCCATAGAGTGCATAAAGAAATCAATAGATGATTCTGTAACTAAGATACTTGAGGAAATACCTGCCAATTCTGTCAATGAAGCAAAAGCACAAAATCAAAATCGTCAGGAAAAGCGTCTAGAACATGACAAAGGCTCTCACAACGGTTGCCccagaagaggaaagaagaaacagGAGCAGTTAGGAGACTCAAAAGCACAACGAAGGATGAAAAATCAGACTGCTGACTCAGTTGCGACCAAGAATGATGTCCAAATTCCTCCTACAATGAGCACATCTTTGGGTGAAAACATTAAAACTGCCATCAATCCCCCTCAGGAATCTGAGAACTTGGTTATCAAAAACACAACAATGATCAGGTGTCATACTCTTGGGAATAATATGTTGAGAAAATGTGAAAACAACAAATTTCAGATTCAATGTGCTTTCTGTCAGTCTACAAATGATACAGAG GATTCTGGGGAAATGATGCATTATTTCAATGGCAAGCCTGTAACTGCAGATTTTAATGGAGGTGTCAACGTCATACATTCTCATAAGAATTGCACAGAATG GGCCCCTGATGTATACTTTGAAGATGATATGGCCATCAACCTTGCAGCAGAGATAACAAGAAGTAGAAGGATCAAATGCAGTTGTTGTGGCATCAAAGGGGCTGCTCTTGGATGCTTTGAGAAAAGTTGTCGCAAGAGCTTCCACTTCACTTGTGCTAAGTTGATTTCTGAATGCCGATGGGACAGT GAAAATTTTGTAATGCTTTGCCCTCTTCATTCATCATCCAAACTGCCGACTGAAACTTCTGAGCCCCAGAAGCAAATCAGAAAGAGAGATGCTCCAATAGG AGTGTCTCAAGTTTCATCATTAACTAAAGCTGGTGATGACACGAGTAGGATGTGGACATGGCCTTCTGGATCACCTTGCAAGTGGGTTATTTGTTGCTCTGCTCTTTCTGTTGCAGAGAAG GATATCATCTCTGGATTCGCAAAAATGACTGGTGTAACCGCAGCTAAAACTTGGAGCCCAATGGTTACTCATGTCATCGCATCAACCGACAAGAATGGGGCATGTAAAAGAACTCTCAAGTTCCTGATGGCCATCCTTGATGGAAAGTGGATATTATCAATTGATT GGATCAAAGCATGCATGGAGGCCAGGGAACCTGTTGACGAGGAGGCATATGAAATTACAGTAGATGTGCACGGAATAAGCAAGGGCCCCCAGTTGGGAAGACTGAGGATAATTAATAAG CAGCCGAAGCTCTTCAATGGATTCAGCTTTTATTTCAGTGGAGAGTACACGCCATCTTATAAAGGTTATCTGCAAGATCTTGTCATTGCTGCAGGAGGCACTGTTTTGCAGAGGAAGCCCATTTCAAGAGACCAAGAGAAATTGTTGGATGACTCCTTGACTTCCCCAGTCTTCATAATATACAGCCTTGAGCATCCAGACAAAAACAGATTCCAAGATTACACTTTGATTTTTAACCATAGGAGAGCTGAAGCTCAGGCACTTGCTGATGCTTCTGGAGGCAAAGTGGTAGCCAATACATGGATCATAGACTCCATTGCTGCTTGCAAATTGCAAACTCTAAGTTGA
- the LOC105046724 gene encoding protein BREAST CANCER SUSCEPTIBILITY 1 homolog isoform X2, which translates to MADLGHLEKMGRELKCPICLSLLSSAVSLSCNHVFCNSCILASMKLIADCPVCKVPFRRREVCPAPQMDNLVSIFKCMEAAAGTNIFSTQLAPSAKNSDGLTAGNHDKNSSSAETAVAHQGKSMKEGLSRKMQKDNEKSVARNSYGQPSKMPSFPAKKRVRVTPYPVSETPARPDKASGLRDSSIELNDSKEINKSEKLAMEEQFSPFFWLREEEDNKTPEKPSGQQTADTPPPYNVPCFSDIKDSDYESPVKLTPTGELQSKPNAVIAFDSEMFEWTQRDCSPELCSTPIKTQTAGRYRLDAVQEKECQNDLEVGIASSIGVPYENVEIGTVDMKNRRKNNKIQTRHAKLSVPRSRCKVCNDANKESPTDAVEVAQNSSQENEETDKRSRAFARKILKQCSDPDSHQQTKHLRIATDLLNNSATTARKRGKETIIESQRKHKNKSIDDSIECIKKSIDDSVTKILEEIPANSVNEAKAQNQNRQEKRLEHDKGSHNGCPRRGKKKQEQLGDSKAQRRMKNQTADSVATKNDVQIPPTMSTSLGENIKTAINPPQESENLVIKNTTMIRCHTLGNNMLRKCENNKFQIQCAFCQSTNDTEDSGEMMHYFNGKPVTADFNGGVNVIHSHKNCTEWAPDVYFEDDMAINLAAEITRSRRIKCSCCGIKGAALGCFEKSCRKSFHFTCAKLISECRWDSENFVMLCPLHSSSKLPTETSEPQKQIRKRDAPIGVSQVSSLTKAGDDTSRMWTWPSGSPCKWVICCSALSVAEKDIISGFAKMTGVTAAKTWSPMVTHVIASTDKNGACKRTLKFLMAILDGKWILSIDWIKACMEAREPVDEEAYEITVDVHGISKGPQLGRLRIINKPKLFNGFSFYFSGEYTPSYKGYLQDLVIAAGGTVLQRKPISRDQEKLLDDSLTSPVFIIYSLEHPDKNRFQDYTLIFNHRRAEAQALADASGGKVVANTWIIDSIAACKLQTLS; encoded by the exons AAGTATGTCCGGCTCCTCAGATGGATAACCTTGTAAGCATTTTCAAGTGCATGGAAGCTGCAGCAGGGACTAATATTTTTTCCACTCAACTAGCACCTTCAGCCAAAAATTCAG ATGGATTGACCGCAGGCAATCACGATAAAAATTCTAGTTCAGCAGAAACTGCTGTTGCACATCAGGGCAAGTCAATGAAAGAAGGATTATCCAGGAAAATGCAAAAGGATAATGAGAAATCTGTTGCCAGGAATTCATACGGTCAACCATCAAAAATGCCTTCTTTCCCCGCCAAGAAACGGGTACGTGTGACGCCATACCCTGTCTCAGAGACTCCAGCGCGCCCTGACAAGGCTTCTGGattaagagattcaagcattgaGTTGAATGATAGCAAGGAAATTAATAAAAGTGAAAAACTGGCTATGGAGgaacagttttcacctttcttttggctgagagaagaagaagacaacaAAACTCCAGAGAAACCAAGCGGTCAGCAGACAGCAGATACACCTCCACCTTATAATGTTCCTTGTTTTAGTGACATCAAAGACTCTGACTATGAATCTCCTGTCAAATTGACTCCAACT GGTGAATTGCAGAGCAAACCCAACGCTGTAATAGCTTTTGATAGTGAAATGTTTGAATGGACCCAAAGAGATTGTTCTCCAGAACTATGTTCAACACCAATTAAAACGCAG ACTGCAGGTAGGTATAGGCTTGATGCAGTCCAAGAGAAAGAATGTCAGAATGACTTGGAGGTTGGGATTGCATCAAGCATTGGAGTCCCCTATGAAAATGTTGAAATTGGAACTGTTGATatgaagaacagaagaaagaacaATAAAATTCAAACAAGGCATGCGAAATTGTCTGTCCCAAGAAGCAGATGCAAGGTCTGCAATGATGCCAATAAAGAAAGTCCTACTGATGCTGTGGAAGTAGCTCAAAATTCAAGTCAGGAAAATGAGGAAACTGATAAACGAAGTCGGGCttttgcaaggaagatcctaaaaCAGTGCAGTGATCCTGATAGCCATCAGCAAACAAAGCATCTGAGAATTGCGACTGACCTGCTTAACAATTCTGCCACAACAGCCAGAAAAAGGGGCAAGGAGACCATCATTGAGTCACAGAGAAAGCACAAGAATAAATCCATTGATGATTCCATAGAGTGCATAAAGAAATCAATAGATGATTCTGTAACTAAGATACTTGAGGAAATACCTGCCAATTCTGTCAATGAAGCAAAAGCACAAAATCAAAATCGTCAGGAAAAGCGTCTAGAACATGACAAAGGCTCTCACAACGGTTGCCccagaagaggaaagaagaaacagGAGCAGTTAGGAGACTCAAAAGCACAACGAAGGATGAAAAATCAGACTGCTGACTCAGTTGCGACCAAGAATGATGTCCAAATTCCTCCTACAATGAGCACATCTTTGGGTGAAAACATTAAAACTGCCATCAATCCCCCTCAGGAATCTGAGAACTTGGTTATCAAAAACACAACAATGATCAGGTGTCATACTCTTGGGAATAATATGTTGAGAAAATGTGAAAACAACAAATTTCAGATTCAATGTGCTTTCTGTCAGTCTACAAATGATACAGAG GATTCTGGGGAAATGATGCATTATTTCAATGGCAAGCCTGTAACTGCAGATTTTAATGGAGGTGTCAACGTCATACATTCTCATAAGAATTGCACAGAATG GGCCCCTGATGTATACTTTGAAGATGATATGGCCATCAACCTTGCAGCAGAGATAACAAGAAGTAGAAGGATCAAATGCAGTTGTTGTGGCATCAAAGGGGCTGCTCTTGGATGCTTTGAGAAAAGTTGTCGCAAGAGCTTCCACTTCACTTGTGCTAAGTTGATTTCTGAATGCCGATGGGACAGT GAAAATTTTGTAATGCTTTGCCCTCTTCATTCATCATCCAAACTGCCGACTGAAACTTCTGAGCCCCAGAAGCAAATCAGAAAGAGAGATGCTCCAATAGG AGTGTCTCAAGTTTCATCATTAACTAAAGCTGGTGATGACACGAGTAGGATGTGGACATGGCCTTCTGGATCACCTTGCAAGTGGGTTATTTGTTGCTCTGCTCTTTCTGTTGCAGAGAAG GATATCATCTCTGGATTCGCAAAAATGACTGGTGTAACCGCAGCTAAAACTTGGAGCCCAATGGTTACTCATGTCATCGCATCAACCGACAAGAATGGGGCATGTAAAAGAACTCTCAAGTTCCTGATGGCCATCCTTGATGGAAAGTGGATATTATCAATTGATT GGATCAAAGCATGCATGGAGGCCAGGGAACCTGTTGACGAGGAGGCATATGAAATTACAGTAGATGTGCACGGAATAAGCAAGGGCCCCCAGTTGGGAAGACTGAGGATAATTAATAAG CCGAAGCTCTTCAATGGATTCAGCTTTTATTTCAGTGGAGAGTACACGCCATCTTATAAAGGTTATCTGCAAGATCTTGTCATTGCTGCAGGAGGCACTGTTTTGCAGAGGAAGCCCATTTCAAGAGACCAAGAGAAATTGTTGGATGACTCCTTGACTTCCCCAGTCTTCATAATATACAGCCTTGAGCATCCAGACAAAAACAGATTCCAAGATTACACTTTGATTTTTAACCATAGGAGAGCTGAAGCTCAGGCACTTGCTGATGCTTCTGGAGGCAAAGTGGTAGCCAATACATGGATCATAGACTCCATTGCTGCTTGCAAATTGCAAACTCTAAGTTGA
- the LOC105046724 gene encoding protein BREAST CANCER SUSCEPTIBILITY 1 homolog isoform X1: MADLGHLEKMGRELKCPICLSLLSSAVSLSCNHVFCNSCILASMKLIADCPVCKVPFRRREVCPAPQMDNLVSIFKCMEAAAGTNIFSTQLAPSAKNSDGLTAGNHDKNSSSAETAVAHQGKSMKEGLSRKMQKDNEKSVARNSYGQPSKMPSFPAKKRVRVTPYPVSETPARPDKASGLRDSSIELNDSKEINKSEKLAMEEQFSPFFWLREEEDNKTPEKPSGQQTADTPPPYNVPCFSDIKDSDYESPVKLTPTGELQSKPNAVIAFDSEMFEWTQRDCSPELCSTPIKTQTAGRYRLDAVQEKECQNDLEVGIASSIGVPYENVEIGTVDMKNRRKNNKIQTRHAKLSVPRSRCKVCNDANKESPTDAVEVAQNSSQENEETDKRSRAFARKILKQCSDPDSHQQTKHLRIATDLLNNSATTARKRGKETIIESQRKHKNKSIDDSIECIKKSIDDSVTKILEEIPANSVNEAKAQNQNRQEKRLEHDKGSHNGCPRRGKKKQEQLGDSKAQRRMKNQTADSVATKNDVQIPPTMSTSLGENIKTAINPPQESENLVIKNTTMIRCHTLGNNMLRKCENNKFQIQCAFCQSTNDTEDSGEMMHYFNGKPVTADFNGGVNVIHSHKNCTEWAPDVYFEDDMAINLAAEITRSRRIKCSCCGIKGAALGCFEKSCRKSFHFTCAKLISECRWDSENFVMLCPLHSSSKLPTETSEPQKQIRKRDAPIGVSQVSSLTKAGDDTSRMWTWPSGSPCKWVICCSALSVAEKDIISGFAKMTGVTAAKTWSPMVTHVIASTDKNGACKRTLKFLMAILDGKWILSIDWIKACMEAREPVDEEAYEITVDVHGISKGPQLGRLRIINKQPKLFNGFSFYFSGEYTPSYKGYLQDLVIAAGGTVLQRKPISRDQEKLLDDSLTSPVFIIYSLEHPDKNRFQDYTLIFNHRRAEAQALADASGGKVVANTWIIDSIAACKLQTLS; encoded by the exons AAGTATGTCCGGCTCCTCAGATGGATAACCTTGTAAGCATTTTCAAGTGCATGGAAGCTGCAGCAGGGACTAATATTTTTTCCACTCAACTAGCACCTTCAGCCAAAAATTCAG ATGGATTGACCGCAGGCAATCACGATAAAAATTCTAGTTCAGCAGAAACTGCTGTTGCACATCAGGGCAAGTCAATGAAAGAAGGATTATCCAGGAAAATGCAAAAGGATAATGAGAAATCTGTTGCCAGGAATTCATACGGTCAACCATCAAAAATGCCTTCTTTCCCCGCCAAGAAACGGGTACGTGTGACGCCATACCCTGTCTCAGAGACTCCAGCGCGCCCTGACAAGGCTTCTGGattaagagattcaagcattgaGTTGAATGATAGCAAGGAAATTAATAAAAGTGAAAAACTGGCTATGGAGgaacagttttcacctttcttttggctgagagaagaagaagacaacaAAACTCCAGAGAAACCAAGCGGTCAGCAGACAGCAGATACACCTCCACCTTATAATGTTCCTTGTTTTAGTGACATCAAAGACTCTGACTATGAATCTCCTGTCAAATTGACTCCAACT GGTGAATTGCAGAGCAAACCCAACGCTGTAATAGCTTTTGATAGTGAAATGTTTGAATGGACCCAAAGAGATTGTTCTCCAGAACTATGTTCAACACCAATTAAAACGCAG ACTGCAGGTAGGTATAGGCTTGATGCAGTCCAAGAGAAAGAATGTCAGAATGACTTGGAGGTTGGGATTGCATCAAGCATTGGAGTCCCCTATGAAAATGTTGAAATTGGAACTGTTGATatgaagaacagaagaaagaacaATAAAATTCAAACAAGGCATGCGAAATTGTCTGTCCCAAGAAGCAGATGCAAGGTCTGCAATGATGCCAATAAAGAAAGTCCTACTGATGCTGTGGAAGTAGCTCAAAATTCAAGTCAGGAAAATGAGGAAACTGATAAACGAAGTCGGGCttttgcaaggaagatcctaaaaCAGTGCAGTGATCCTGATAGCCATCAGCAAACAAAGCATCTGAGAATTGCGACTGACCTGCTTAACAATTCTGCCACAACAGCCAGAAAAAGGGGCAAGGAGACCATCATTGAGTCACAGAGAAAGCACAAGAATAAATCCATTGATGATTCCATAGAGTGCATAAAGAAATCAATAGATGATTCTGTAACTAAGATACTTGAGGAAATACCTGCCAATTCTGTCAATGAAGCAAAAGCACAAAATCAAAATCGTCAGGAAAAGCGTCTAGAACATGACAAAGGCTCTCACAACGGTTGCCccagaagaggaaagaagaaacagGAGCAGTTAGGAGACTCAAAAGCACAACGAAGGATGAAAAATCAGACTGCTGACTCAGTTGCGACCAAGAATGATGTCCAAATTCCTCCTACAATGAGCACATCTTTGGGTGAAAACATTAAAACTGCCATCAATCCCCCTCAGGAATCTGAGAACTTGGTTATCAAAAACACAACAATGATCAGGTGTCATACTCTTGGGAATAATATGTTGAGAAAATGTGAAAACAACAAATTTCAGATTCAATGTGCTTTCTGTCAGTCTACAAATGATACAGAG GATTCTGGGGAAATGATGCATTATTTCAATGGCAAGCCTGTAACTGCAGATTTTAATGGAGGTGTCAACGTCATACATTCTCATAAGAATTGCACAGAATG GGCCCCTGATGTATACTTTGAAGATGATATGGCCATCAACCTTGCAGCAGAGATAACAAGAAGTAGAAGGATCAAATGCAGTTGTTGTGGCATCAAAGGGGCTGCTCTTGGATGCTTTGAGAAAAGTTGTCGCAAGAGCTTCCACTTCACTTGTGCTAAGTTGATTTCTGAATGCCGATGGGACAGT GAAAATTTTGTAATGCTTTGCCCTCTTCATTCATCATCCAAACTGCCGACTGAAACTTCTGAGCCCCAGAAGCAAATCAGAAAGAGAGATGCTCCAATAGG AGTGTCTCAAGTTTCATCATTAACTAAAGCTGGTGATGACACGAGTAGGATGTGGACATGGCCTTCTGGATCACCTTGCAAGTGGGTTATTTGTTGCTCTGCTCTTTCTGTTGCAGAGAAG GATATCATCTCTGGATTCGCAAAAATGACTGGTGTAACCGCAGCTAAAACTTGGAGCCCAATGGTTACTCATGTCATCGCATCAACCGACAAGAATGGGGCATGTAAAAGAACTCTCAAGTTCCTGATGGCCATCCTTGATGGAAAGTGGATATTATCAATTGATT GGATCAAAGCATGCATGGAGGCCAGGGAACCTGTTGACGAGGAGGCATATGAAATTACAGTAGATGTGCACGGAATAAGCAAGGGCCCCCAGTTGGGAAGACTGAGGATAATTAATAAG CAGCCGAAGCTCTTCAATGGATTCAGCTTTTATTTCAGTGGAGAGTACACGCCATCTTATAAAGGTTATCTGCAAGATCTTGTCATTGCTGCAGGAGGCACTGTTTTGCAGAGGAAGCCCATTTCAAGAGACCAAGAGAAATTGTTGGATGACTCCTTGACTTCCCCAGTCTTCATAATATACAGCCTTGAGCATCCAGACAAAAACAGATTCCAAGATTACACTTTGATTTTTAACCATAGGAGAGCTGAAGCTCAGGCACTTGCTGATGCTTCTGGAGGCAAAGTGGTAGCCAATACATGGATCATAGACTCCATTGCTGCTTGCAAATTGCAAACTCTAAGTTGA